From a single Brassica napus cultivar Da-Ae chromosome C9, Da-Ae, whole genome shotgun sequence genomic region:
- the LOC106376293 gene encoding rab3 GTPase-activating protein catalytic subunit-like isoform X1, which produces MASTSRPNSLQEDDAEGEVQHFDDFTLASSWERFISDIEATCRQWLADGPKNLVEKGAVTVEDSKNLFKVKYDLKNVTKSYCMEFYFQIDDNGSQQAGVDNWNTSSHDLQLCFGVKDFLLIAPQSASGVLLDTPESSKLLSSVAIALSNCASLWPAFVPVHDPSRNAYIGIQNMGTVFTRRFEADRIGSQVPVKLMHLEGLYELFFSKFVYSGVDFSMHTFKVHFMMRLTYETFTSDEDDENSDIDEFMGDKADTAEHHGSESRNKVHWDDDCPWSEWYSAEDPLRGFELVVTWADRTVENTLEMAELENATPHEAEKWILHPVLSPYLGEPSHGKKIDFSSQLLCLVEALDTSFTAQFMEDFVSVENSSSESLKTSVVIPPPTVLDRVIKDLFHEGSKLPNFTKGEHRLSRALKAAPLESLFTQFCLHSLWFGNCNIRAISFLWVEFVREVRWCWEESQPLPNMPIDGSIDLSTCLIHQKLHLLAICIEKNREMNEEFLDCIGSDDSSDASVSVEENHKVDKRRNRSSKAGLQRKRDSSIAEDTSNQLRFERKAESKNSVNQIRADAFRRGSAGPVGTMMLLKSHQPLHAPFTQDPPLMTEDMHEERLQAVEAFGDSLNVPGQLEKDILLSDMSAFKAANPNAVFEDFIRWHSPGDWESSEPEAAEASAGSSTEGSKDKWPPHGRLSKRMSDQGNLWRKSWNDAPALQADDQKPLLDPNREGEKILHYLETVRPHQLLEQMVCTAFRGAADTLNQTNFGDMRQMTSKLEQLYLIIKSTLGVLQRNHVPDREQAVKDLRRLCVAFEHVEKLVTVAASLHRKFLDASRLAQVIFSDFYALYVPMMGINSNDEEENKSRTQEMQVGRQEVSFRERQVVSNLFSPPSANQSWRKVLSMGNLLNGHEPILREIIFSTGDDVNNGIHYAAAADVAASGDRRGEEIETHRMYVSGTSNDLRVALSVTSCD; this is translated from the exons ATGGCTTCAACGAGCAGACCGAATTCTCTCCAAGAAGATGATGCGGAAGGAGAG GTGCAACATTTCGATGATTTCACTCTTGCTTCATCCTGGGAAAG GTTTATTTCAGATATTGAAGCAACTTGTCGTCAATGGCTAGCCGATGGTCCCAAAAACCTAGTG GAAAAGGGTGCTGTTACAGTGGAAGATTCCAAGAATCTGTTTAAGGTCAAATACGACCTGAAAAATGTCACAAAGAGCTACTGTATGGAGTTCTACTTCCAAATTGACGATAATGGTAGCCAACAAG CGGGAGTTGATAATTGGAACACTAGTTCACATGATCTCCAGCTTTGCTTTGGGGTGAAGGATTTTCTG TTGATTGCTCCACAAAGTGCCAGTGGGGTGCTTCTTGATACACCGGAGTCTAGCAAGCTTCTGAGTTCGGTTGCTATTGCTTTGTCTAACTGTGCCAG CTTGTGGCCAGCCTTCGTCCCTGTGCATGACCCTTCACGGAACGCATATATTGGAATCCAGAATATGGGCACTGTTTTTACTAGAAGATTTGAAGCAGATCGCATTGGTAGTCAAGTCCCTGTGAAACTCATGCACCTAGAAGGACTATATGAGTTGTTTTTTTCTAAGTTT GTTTATTCTGGAGTGGACTTCTCAATGCATACTTTCAAAGTTCATTTTATGATGAGGCTAACATACGAAACCTTCACATCTGACGAGGATGATGAGAACAGTGATATTGATGAATTTATGGGTGACAAAGCTGACACTGCAGAACACCATGGCTCTGAGTCACGCAACAAGGTGCACTGGGACGATGATTGTCCTTGGAGTGAGTGGTACTCTGCTGAAGATCCACTTAGAG GATTCGAATTGGTGGTCACATGGGCTGATAGGACTGTAGAAAACACACTTGAGATGGCTGAACTTGAAAATGCTACACCTCATGAAGCTGAGAAGTGGATTTTACATCCAGTCCTCTCACCATATCT GGGTGAGCCTTCACATgggaaaaaaattgatttttcgtCCCAACTACTTTGCTTGGTTGAAGCATTGGATACGTCTTTCACAGCTCAGTTTATGGAGGATTTCGTGTCAG TGGAAAACTCAAGCTCTGAAAGTTTGAAGACTTCAGTGGTCATACCTCCTCCAACAGTTCTTGATCGGGTGATTAAAGATCTCTTTCATGAAG GATCCAAACTCCCAAATTTTACTAAAGGCGAACACCGGCTTTCTCGAGCTCTTAAGGCTGCACCGCTTGAATCTCTGTTCACACAATTTTGCTTGCACTCACTGTGGTTTGGCAACTGCAATATCCGTG CCATTTCCTTTCTCTGGGTAGAGTTTGTCCGTGAAGTTCGTTGGTGTTGGGAAGAGTCACAGCCGTTGCCAAATATGCCAATCGACGGTTCTATTGATTTATCCACTTGTTTGATCCACCAGAAGTTGCATCTG CTTgcaatttgcattgaaaaaaatCGTGAAATGAATGAAGAGTTCCTAGACTGTATAGGAAGTGACGACAGTTCAGACGCTTCTGTTTCCGTGGAG GAAAATCACAAGGTCGACAAGAGAAGAAATAGATCCTCAAAAGCAGGCCTACAGAGGAAACGTGACAG CTCAATTGCAGAAGATACATCTAATCAACTCAGATTTGAGAGGAAAGCTGAAAGCAAAAATTCTGTGAACCAAATCCGAGCAGATGCCTTCAGGAGGGGTTCAGCTGGACCAGTGGGGACCATGATGCTCCTGAAGTCACATCAGCCACTCCATGCCCCATTTACCCAG GATCCACCTCTTATGACTGAGGACATGCACGAAGAGAGACTCCAGGCTGTGGAGGCGTTTGGTGATTCCCTT AACGTTCCTGGCCAGTTGGAGAAGGACATCTTGTTATCTG ACATGTCAGCATTCAAAGCAGCAAACCCAAATGCTGTGTTCGAGGACTTTATCAGATGGCACTCACCTGGAGATTGGGAGAGCTCTGAGCCTGAAGCTGCTGAAGCATCGGCAGGCTCCAGCACCGAAGGCTCGAAGGATAAATGGCCTCCTCATGGTCGCctttctaaacggatgtctgaTCAAGGAAATCTCTGGCGGAAAAGTTGGAATGATGCACCCGCTTTGCAAGCCGATGACCAAAAACCCCTCCTAGACCCAAACCGAGAGGGAGAAAAG ATTCTTCATTACCTGGAAACAGTGAGGCCCCATCAGCTCCTTGAGCAAATGGTCTGCACAGCCTTCAGAGGAGCAGCCGACACTCTTAACCAGACAAACTTCGGGGACATGAGACAAATGACCTCTAAATTGGAACAGCTCTACCtcatcatcaaatctactttggGAGTTCTACAGC GCAACCATGTTCCAGATAGAGAACAGGCCGTCAAAGACCTGAGACGTCTCTGCGTGGCCTTTGAACACGTAGAGAAGTTGGTAACGGTCGCAGCATCTCTTCACAGAAAGTTCCTTGACGCATCACGCCTTGCTCAAGTTATATTCAGCGACTTCTACGCCCTTTATGTTCCAATGATGGGAATAAACTCAAATGACGAAGAAGAGAACAAAAGCAGGACG CAGGAGATGCAAGTAGGGAGACAGGAAGTGAGTTTCAGAGAGAGACAAGTGGTGTCGAATCTGTTCTCGCCGCCATCAGCGAACCAGTCTTGGAGAAAAGTGTTGAGTATGGGAAATCTACTAAACGGACACGAACCTATTCTCAGGGAGATCATTTTCTCCACCGGAGATGACGTCAACAACGGAATCCATTACGCTGCAGCTGCTGATGTGGCGGCCAGCGGTGACCGGAGAGGGGAAGAAATCGAGACACATAGAATGTACGTCTCTGGAACATCTAACGATCTCCGAGTTGCACTCTCTGTCACTTCCTGCGATTGa
- the LOC106376293 gene encoding rab3 GTPase-activating protein catalytic subunit-like isoform X4, translating to MTLHGTHILESRIWALFLLEDLKQIALVYSGVDFSMHTFKVHFMMRLTYETFTSDEDDENSDIDEFMGDKADTAEHHGSESRNKVHWDDDCPWSEWYSAEDPLRGFELVVTWADRTVENTLEMAELENATPHEAEKWILHPVLSPYLGEPSHGKKIDFSSQLLCLVEALDTSFTAQFMEDFVSVENSSSESLKTSVVIPPPTVLDRVIKDLFHEGSKLPNFTKGEHRLSRALKAAPLESLFTQFCLHSLWFGNCNIRAISFLWVEFVREVRWCWEESQPLPNMPIDGSIDLSTCLIHQKLHLLAICIEKNREMNEEFLDCIGSDDSSDASVSVEENHKVDKRRNRSSKAGLQRKRDSSIAEDTSNQLRFERKAESKNSVNQIRADAFRRGSAGPVGTMMLLKSHQPLHAPFTQDPPLMTEDMHEERLQAVEAFGDSLNVPGQLEKDILLSDMSAFKAANPNAVFEDFIRWHSPGDWESSEPEAAEASAGSSTEGSKDKWPPHGRLSKRMSDQGNLWRKSWNDAPALQADDQKPLLDPNREGEKILHYLETVRPHQLLEQMVCTAFRGAADTLNQTNFGDMRQMTSKLEQLYLIIKSTLGVLQRNHVPDREQAVKDLRRLCVAFEHVEKLVTVAASLHRKFLDASRLAQVIFSDFYALYVPMMGINSNDEEENKSRTQEMQVGRQEVSFRERQVVSNLFSPPSANQSWRKVLSMGNLLNGHEPILREIIFSTGDDVNNGIHYAAAADVAASGDRRGEEIETHRMYVSGTSNDLRVALSVTSCD from the exons ATGACCCTTCACGGAACGCATATATTGGAATCCAGAATATGGGCACTGTTTTTACTAGAAGATTTGAAGCAGATCGCATTG GTTTATTCTGGAGTGGACTTCTCAATGCATACTTTCAAAGTTCATTTTATGATGAGGCTAACATACGAAACCTTCACATCTGACGAGGATGATGAGAACAGTGATATTGATGAATTTATGGGTGACAAAGCTGACACTGCAGAACACCATGGCTCTGAGTCACGCAACAAGGTGCACTGGGACGATGATTGTCCTTGGAGTGAGTGGTACTCTGCTGAAGATCCACTTAGAG GATTCGAATTGGTGGTCACATGGGCTGATAGGACTGTAGAAAACACACTTGAGATGGCTGAACTTGAAAATGCTACACCTCATGAAGCTGAGAAGTGGATTTTACATCCAGTCCTCTCACCATATCT GGGTGAGCCTTCACATgggaaaaaaattgatttttcgtCCCAACTACTTTGCTTGGTTGAAGCATTGGATACGTCTTTCACAGCTCAGTTTATGGAGGATTTCGTGTCAG TGGAAAACTCAAGCTCTGAAAGTTTGAAGACTTCAGTGGTCATACCTCCTCCAACAGTTCTTGATCGGGTGATTAAAGATCTCTTTCATGAAG GATCCAAACTCCCAAATTTTACTAAAGGCGAACACCGGCTTTCTCGAGCTCTTAAGGCTGCACCGCTTGAATCTCTGTTCACACAATTTTGCTTGCACTCACTGTGGTTTGGCAACTGCAATATCCGTG CCATTTCCTTTCTCTGGGTAGAGTTTGTCCGTGAAGTTCGTTGGTGTTGGGAAGAGTCACAGCCGTTGCCAAATATGCCAATCGACGGTTCTATTGATTTATCCACTTGTTTGATCCACCAGAAGTTGCATCTG CTTgcaatttgcattgaaaaaaatCGTGAAATGAATGAAGAGTTCCTAGACTGTATAGGAAGTGACGACAGTTCAGACGCTTCTGTTTCCGTGGAG GAAAATCACAAGGTCGACAAGAGAAGAAATAGATCCTCAAAAGCAGGCCTACAGAGGAAACGTGACAG CTCAATTGCAGAAGATACATCTAATCAACTCAGATTTGAGAGGAAAGCTGAAAGCAAAAATTCTGTGAACCAAATCCGAGCAGATGCCTTCAGGAGGGGTTCAGCTGGACCAGTGGGGACCATGATGCTCCTGAAGTCACATCAGCCACTCCATGCCCCATTTACCCAG GATCCACCTCTTATGACTGAGGACATGCACGAAGAGAGACTCCAGGCTGTGGAGGCGTTTGGTGATTCCCTT AACGTTCCTGGCCAGTTGGAGAAGGACATCTTGTTATCTG ACATGTCAGCATTCAAAGCAGCAAACCCAAATGCTGTGTTCGAGGACTTTATCAGATGGCACTCACCTGGAGATTGGGAGAGCTCTGAGCCTGAAGCTGCTGAAGCATCGGCAGGCTCCAGCACCGAAGGCTCGAAGGATAAATGGCCTCCTCATGGTCGCctttctaaacggatgtctgaTCAAGGAAATCTCTGGCGGAAAAGTTGGAATGATGCACCCGCTTTGCAAGCCGATGACCAAAAACCCCTCCTAGACCCAAACCGAGAGGGAGAAAAG ATTCTTCATTACCTGGAAACAGTGAGGCCCCATCAGCTCCTTGAGCAAATGGTCTGCACAGCCTTCAGAGGAGCAGCCGACACTCTTAACCAGACAAACTTCGGGGACATGAGACAAATGACCTCTAAATTGGAACAGCTCTACCtcatcatcaaatctactttggGAGTTCTACAGC GCAACCATGTTCCAGATAGAGAACAGGCCGTCAAAGACCTGAGACGTCTCTGCGTGGCCTTTGAACACGTAGAGAAGTTGGTAACGGTCGCAGCATCTCTTCACAGAAAGTTCCTTGACGCATCACGCCTTGCTCAAGTTATATTCAGCGACTTCTACGCCCTTTATGTTCCAATGATGGGAATAAACTCAAATGACGAAGAAGAGAACAAAAGCAGGACG CAGGAGATGCAAGTAGGGAGACAGGAAGTGAGTTTCAGAGAGAGACAAGTGGTGTCGAATCTGTTCTCGCCGCCATCAGCGAACCAGTCTTGGAGAAAAGTGTTGAGTATGGGAAATCTACTAAACGGACACGAACCTATTCTCAGGGAGATCATTTTCTCCACCGGAGATGACGTCAACAACGGAATCCATTACGCTGCAGCTGCTGATGTGGCGGCCAGCGGTGACCGGAGAGGGGAAGAAATCGAGACACATAGAATGTACGTCTCTGGAACATCTAACGATCTCCGAGTTGCACTCTCTGTCACTTCCTGCGATTGa
- the LOC106376293 gene encoding rab3 GTPase-activating protein catalytic subunit-like isoform X3, with the protein MMRKERCNISMISLLLHPGKDIEATCRQWLADGPKNLVEKGAVTVEDSKNLFKVKYDLKNVTKSYCMEFYFQIDDNGSQQAGVDNWNTSSHDLQLCFGVKDFLLIAPQSASGVLLDTPESSKLLSSVAIALSNCASLWPAFVPVHDPSRNAYIGIQNMGTVFTRRFEADRIGSQVPVKLMHLEGLYELFFSKFVYSGVDFSMHTFKVHFMMRLTYETFTSDEDDENSDIDEFMGDKADTAEHHGSESRNKVHWDDDCPWSEWYSAEDPLRGFELVVTWADRTVENTLEMAELENATPHEAEKWILHPVLSPYLGEPSHGKKIDFSSQLLCLVEALDTSFTAQFMEDFVSVENSSSESLKTSVVIPPPTVLDRVIKDLFHEGSKLPNFTKGEHRLSRALKAAPLESLFTQFCLHSLWFGNCNIRAISFLWVEFVREVRWCWEESQPLPNMPIDGSIDLSTCLIHQKLHLLAICIEKNREMNEEFLDCIGSDDSSDASVSVEENHKVDKRRNRSSKAGLQRKRDSSIAEDTSNQLRFERKAESKNSVNQIRADAFRRGSAGPVGTMMLLKSHQPLHAPFTQDPPLMTEDMHEERLQAVEAFGDSLNVPGQLEKDILLSDMSAFKAANPNAVFEDFIRWHSPGDWESSEPEAAEASAGSSTEGSKDKWPPHGRLSKRMSDQGNLWRKSWNDAPALQADDQKPLLDPNREGEKILHYLETVRPHQLLEQMVCTAFRGAADTLNQTNFGDMRQMTSKLEQLYLIIKSTLGVLQRNHVPDREQAVKDLRRLCVAFEHVEKLVTVAASLHRKFLDASRLAQVIFSDFYALYVPMMGINSNDEEENKSRTQEMQVGRQEVSFRERQVVSNLFSPPSANQSWRKVLSMGNLLNGHEPILREIIFSTGDDVNNGIHYAAAADVAASGDRRGEEIETHRMYVSGTSNDLRVALSVTSCD; encoded by the exons ATGATGCGGAAGGAGAG GTGCAACATTTCGATGATTTCACTCTTGCTTCATCCTGGGAAAG ATATTGAAGCAACTTGTCGTCAATGGCTAGCCGATGGTCCCAAAAACCTAGTG GAAAAGGGTGCTGTTACAGTGGAAGATTCCAAGAATCTGTTTAAGGTCAAATACGACCTGAAAAATGTCACAAAGAGCTACTGTATGGAGTTCTACTTCCAAATTGACGATAATGGTAGCCAACAAG CGGGAGTTGATAATTGGAACACTAGTTCACATGATCTCCAGCTTTGCTTTGGGGTGAAGGATTTTCTG TTGATTGCTCCACAAAGTGCCAGTGGGGTGCTTCTTGATACACCGGAGTCTAGCAAGCTTCTGAGTTCGGTTGCTATTGCTTTGTCTAACTGTGCCAG CTTGTGGCCAGCCTTCGTCCCTGTGCATGACCCTTCACGGAACGCATATATTGGAATCCAGAATATGGGCACTGTTTTTACTAGAAGATTTGAAGCAGATCGCATTGGTAGTCAAGTCCCTGTGAAACTCATGCACCTAGAAGGACTATATGAGTTGTTTTTTTCTAAGTTT GTTTATTCTGGAGTGGACTTCTCAATGCATACTTTCAAAGTTCATTTTATGATGAGGCTAACATACGAAACCTTCACATCTGACGAGGATGATGAGAACAGTGATATTGATGAATTTATGGGTGACAAAGCTGACACTGCAGAACACCATGGCTCTGAGTCACGCAACAAGGTGCACTGGGACGATGATTGTCCTTGGAGTGAGTGGTACTCTGCTGAAGATCCACTTAGAG GATTCGAATTGGTGGTCACATGGGCTGATAGGACTGTAGAAAACACACTTGAGATGGCTGAACTTGAAAATGCTACACCTCATGAAGCTGAGAAGTGGATTTTACATCCAGTCCTCTCACCATATCT GGGTGAGCCTTCACATgggaaaaaaattgatttttcgtCCCAACTACTTTGCTTGGTTGAAGCATTGGATACGTCTTTCACAGCTCAGTTTATGGAGGATTTCGTGTCAG TGGAAAACTCAAGCTCTGAAAGTTTGAAGACTTCAGTGGTCATACCTCCTCCAACAGTTCTTGATCGGGTGATTAAAGATCTCTTTCATGAAG GATCCAAACTCCCAAATTTTACTAAAGGCGAACACCGGCTTTCTCGAGCTCTTAAGGCTGCACCGCTTGAATCTCTGTTCACACAATTTTGCTTGCACTCACTGTGGTTTGGCAACTGCAATATCCGTG CCATTTCCTTTCTCTGGGTAGAGTTTGTCCGTGAAGTTCGTTGGTGTTGGGAAGAGTCACAGCCGTTGCCAAATATGCCAATCGACGGTTCTATTGATTTATCCACTTGTTTGATCCACCAGAAGTTGCATCTG CTTgcaatttgcattgaaaaaaatCGTGAAATGAATGAAGAGTTCCTAGACTGTATAGGAAGTGACGACAGTTCAGACGCTTCTGTTTCCGTGGAG GAAAATCACAAGGTCGACAAGAGAAGAAATAGATCCTCAAAAGCAGGCCTACAGAGGAAACGTGACAG CTCAATTGCAGAAGATACATCTAATCAACTCAGATTTGAGAGGAAAGCTGAAAGCAAAAATTCTGTGAACCAAATCCGAGCAGATGCCTTCAGGAGGGGTTCAGCTGGACCAGTGGGGACCATGATGCTCCTGAAGTCACATCAGCCACTCCATGCCCCATTTACCCAG GATCCACCTCTTATGACTGAGGACATGCACGAAGAGAGACTCCAGGCTGTGGAGGCGTTTGGTGATTCCCTT AACGTTCCTGGCCAGTTGGAGAAGGACATCTTGTTATCTG ACATGTCAGCATTCAAAGCAGCAAACCCAAATGCTGTGTTCGAGGACTTTATCAGATGGCACTCACCTGGAGATTGGGAGAGCTCTGAGCCTGAAGCTGCTGAAGCATCGGCAGGCTCCAGCACCGAAGGCTCGAAGGATAAATGGCCTCCTCATGGTCGCctttctaaacggatgtctgaTCAAGGAAATCTCTGGCGGAAAAGTTGGAATGATGCACCCGCTTTGCAAGCCGATGACCAAAAACCCCTCCTAGACCCAAACCGAGAGGGAGAAAAG ATTCTTCATTACCTGGAAACAGTGAGGCCCCATCAGCTCCTTGAGCAAATGGTCTGCACAGCCTTCAGAGGAGCAGCCGACACTCTTAACCAGACAAACTTCGGGGACATGAGACAAATGACCTCTAAATTGGAACAGCTCTACCtcatcatcaaatctactttggGAGTTCTACAGC GCAACCATGTTCCAGATAGAGAACAGGCCGTCAAAGACCTGAGACGTCTCTGCGTGGCCTTTGAACACGTAGAGAAGTTGGTAACGGTCGCAGCATCTCTTCACAGAAAGTTCCTTGACGCATCACGCCTTGCTCAAGTTATATTCAGCGACTTCTACGCCCTTTATGTTCCAATGATGGGAATAAACTCAAATGACGAAGAAGAGAACAAAAGCAGGACG CAGGAGATGCAAGTAGGGAGACAGGAAGTGAGTTTCAGAGAGAGACAAGTGGTGTCGAATCTGTTCTCGCCGCCATCAGCGAACCAGTCTTGGAGAAAAGTGTTGAGTATGGGAAATCTACTAAACGGACACGAACCTATTCTCAGGGAGATCATTTTCTCCACCGGAGATGACGTCAACAACGGAATCCATTACGCTGCAGCTGCTGATGTGGCGGCCAGCGGTGACCGGAGAGGGGAAGAAATCGAGACACATAGAATGTACGTCTCTGGAACATCTAACGATCTCCGAGTTGCACTCTCTGTCACTTCCTGCGATTGa
- the LOC106376293 gene encoding rab3 GTPase-activating protein catalytic subunit-like isoform X2 — translation MASTSRPNSLQEDDAEGEVQHFDDFTLASSWERFISDIEATCRQWLADGPKNLVEKGAVTVEDSKNLFKVKYDLKNVTKSYCMEFYFQIDDNGSQQAGVDNWNTSSHDLQLCFGVKDFLLIAPQSASGVLLDTPESSKLLSSVAIALSNCASLWPAFVPVHDPSRNAYIGIQNMGTVFTRRFEADRIGSQVPVKLMHLEGLYELFFSKFVYSGVDFSMHTFKVHFMMRLTYETFTSDEDDENSDIDEFMGDKADTAEHHGSESRNKVHWDDDCPWSEWYSAEDPLRGFELVVTWADRTVENTLEMAELENATPHEAEKWILHPVLSPYLGEPSHGKKIDFSSQLLCLVEALDTSFTAQFMEDFVSVENSSSESLKTSVVIPPPTVLDRVIKDLFHEGSKLPNFTKGEHRLSRALKAAPLESLFTQFCLHSLWFGNCNIRAISFLWVEFVREVRWCWEESQPLPNMPIDGSIDLSTCLIHQKLHLLAICIEKNREMNEEFLDCIGSDDSSDASVSVEENHKVDKRRNRSSKAGLQRKRDSSIAEDTSNQLRFERKAESKNSVNQIRADAFRRGSAGPVGTMMLLKSHQPLHAPFTQDPPLMTEDMHEERLQAVEAFGDSLNVPGQLEKDILLSDMSAFKAANPNAVFEDFIRWHSPGDWESSEPEAAEASAGSSTEGSKDKWPPHGRLSKRMSDQGNLWRKSWNDAPALQADDQKPLLDPNREGEKILHYLETVRPHQLLEQMVCTAFRGAADTLNQTNFGDMRQMTSKLEQLYLIIKSTLGVLQRNHVPDREQAVKDLRRLCVAFEHVEKLVTVAASLHRKFLDASRLAQVIFSDFYALYVPMMGINSNDEEENKSRTEMQVGRQEVSFRERQVVSNLFSPPSANQSWRKVLSMGNLLNGHEPILREIIFSTGDDVNNGIHYAAAADVAASGDRRGEEIETHRMYVSGTSNDLRVALSVTSCD, via the exons ATGGCTTCAACGAGCAGACCGAATTCTCTCCAAGAAGATGATGCGGAAGGAGAG GTGCAACATTTCGATGATTTCACTCTTGCTTCATCCTGGGAAAG GTTTATTTCAGATATTGAAGCAACTTGTCGTCAATGGCTAGCCGATGGTCCCAAAAACCTAGTG GAAAAGGGTGCTGTTACAGTGGAAGATTCCAAGAATCTGTTTAAGGTCAAATACGACCTGAAAAATGTCACAAAGAGCTACTGTATGGAGTTCTACTTCCAAATTGACGATAATGGTAGCCAACAAG CGGGAGTTGATAATTGGAACACTAGTTCACATGATCTCCAGCTTTGCTTTGGGGTGAAGGATTTTCTG TTGATTGCTCCACAAAGTGCCAGTGGGGTGCTTCTTGATACACCGGAGTCTAGCAAGCTTCTGAGTTCGGTTGCTATTGCTTTGTCTAACTGTGCCAG CTTGTGGCCAGCCTTCGTCCCTGTGCATGACCCTTCACGGAACGCATATATTGGAATCCAGAATATGGGCACTGTTTTTACTAGAAGATTTGAAGCAGATCGCATTGGTAGTCAAGTCCCTGTGAAACTCATGCACCTAGAAGGACTATATGAGTTGTTTTTTTCTAAGTTT GTTTATTCTGGAGTGGACTTCTCAATGCATACTTTCAAAGTTCATTTTATGATGAGGCTAACATACGAAACCTTCACATCTGACGAGGATGATGAGAACAGTGATATTGATGAATTTATGGGTGACAAAGCTGACACTGCAGAACACCATGGCTCTGAGTCACGCAACAAGGTGCACTGGGACGATGATTGTCCTTGGAGTGAGTGGTACTCTGCTGAAGATCCACTTAGAG GATTCGAATTGGTGGTCACATGGGCTGATAGGACTGTAGAAAACACACTTGAGATGGCTGAACTTGAAAATGCTACACCTCATGAAGCTGAGAAGTGGATTTTACATCCAGTCCTCTCACCATATCT GGGTGAGCCTTCACATgggaaaaaaattgatttttcgtCCCAACTACTTTGCTTGGTTGAAGCATTGGATACGTCTTTCACAGCTCAGTTTATGGAGGATTTCGTGTCAG TGGAAAACTCAAGCTCTGAAAGTTTGAAGACTTCAGTGGTCATACCTCCTCCAACAGTTCTTGATCGGGTGATTAAAGATCTCTTTCATGAAG GATCCAAACTCCCAAATTTTACTAAAGGCGAACACCGGCTTTCTCGAGCTCTTAAGGCTGCACCGCTTGAATCTCTGTTCACACAATTTTGCTTGCACTCACTGTGGTTTGGCAACTGCAATATCCGTG CCATTTCCTTTCTCTGGGTAGAGTTTGTCCGTGAAGTTCGTTGGTGTTGGGAAGAGTCACAGCCGTTGCCAAATATGCCAATCGACGGTTCTATTGATTTATCCACTTGTTTGATCCACCAGAAGTTGCATCTG CTTgcaatttgcattgaaaaaaatCGTGAAATGAATGAAGAGTTCCTAGACTGTATAGGAAGTGACGACAGTTCAGACGCTTCTGTTTCCGTGGAG GAAAATCACAAGGTCGACAAGAGAAGAAATAGATCCTCAAAAGCAGGCCTACAGAGGAAACGTGACAG CTCAATTGCAGAAGATACATCTAATCAACTCAGATTTGAGAGGAAAGCTGAAAGCAAAAATTCTGTGAACCAAATCCGAGCAGATGCCTTCAGGAGGGGTTCAGCTGGACCAGTGGGGACCATGATGCTCCTGAAGTCACATCAGCCACTCCATGCCCCATTTACCCAG GATCCACCTCTTATGACTGAGGACATGCACGAAGAGAGACTCCAGGCTGTGGAGGCGTTTGGTGATTCCCTT AACGTTCCTGGCCAGTTGGAGAAGGACATCTTGTTATCTG ACATGTCAGCATTCAAAGCAGCAAACCCAAATGCTGTGTTCGAGGACTTTATCAGATGGCACTCACCTGGAGATTGGGAGAGCTCTGAGCCTGAAGCTGCTGAAGCATCGGCAGGCTCCAGCACCGAAGGCTCGAAGGATAAATGGCCTCCTCATGGTCGCctttctaaacggatgtctgaTCAAGGAAATCTCTGGCGGAAAAGTTGGAATGATGCACCCGCTTTGCAAGCCGATGACCAAAAACCCCTCCTAGACCCAAACCGAGAGGGAGAAAAG ATTCTTCATTACCTGGAAACAGTGAGGCCCCATCAGCTCCTTGAGCAAATGGTCTGCACAGCCTTCAGAGGAGCAGCCGACACTCTTAACCAGACAAACTTCGGGGACATGAGACAAATGACCTCTAAATTGGAACAGCTCTACCtcatcatcaaatctactttggGAGTTCTACAGC GCAACCATGTTCCAGATAGAGAACAGGCCGTCAAAGACCTGAGACGTCTCTGCGTGGCCTTTGAACACGTAGAGAAGTTGGTAACGGTCGCAGCATCTCTTCACAGAAAGTTCCTTGACGCATCACGCCTTGCTCAAGTTATATTCAGCGACTTCTACGCCCTTTATGTTCCAATGATGGGAATAAACTCAAATGACGAAGAAGAGAACAAAAGCAGGACG GAGATGCAAGTAGGGAGACAGGAAGTGAGTTTCAGAGAGAGACAAGTGGTGTCGAATCTGTTCTCGCCGCCATCAGCGAACCAGTCTTGGAGAAAAGTGTTGAGTATGGGAAATCTACTAAACGGACACGAACCTATTCTCAGGGAGATCATTTTCTCCACCGGAGATGACGTCAACAACGGAATCCATTACGCTGCAGCTGCTGATGTGGCGGCCAGCGGTGACCGGAGAGGGGAAGAAATCGAGACACATAGAATGTACGTCTCTGGAACATCTAACGATCTCCGAGTTGCACTCTCTGTCACTTCCTGCGATTGa